In Colletotrichum higginsianum IMI 349063 chromosome 1, whole genome shotgun sequence, the DNA window TCCGCAAGTAATGGCAAGTGACGTTGCCGGGCTTGTTCACTTGCGCCCGGCTCCGAAATTGATGCGCTTCTTATTCGGGGCCTGGGAGTCATGGTCGCTGTCTTCCTCATTCtgcttcttgttcttcttgcctgacttcgaggccgtcgccgacgttggcGTGGCATGGTTGGAACTAGGGCCCTCCTTGAAAGACGTGGACATGGGCGTGGGCGCATGCGATGCGGGAGTCGAACCGGGAGTCGTGGCTTCCTGCGGCAGAGGTCAGCTAAATCCGAGGGGACAGGAAATCAAATGACGCACACTGCCAGGACGGTACGAGACGGAGGACCGCGAGAAGACGCGGTTCTGCTCTGTAGCACCAGCCTTGCGACGCTGAGCGGCAGCGCCCGTGCCCTTGATGTAGttgtcgaagccggcgatgATATTTCCGTTCGGGGTACTCTCGAGATATGCCGTCTCCTTCTGctcgatgtcggcctcgATATTGGCGAGCTTCCTGGCAATGGCAGCTCTCTTATCCAGCATTTGCCTCAGCCGAGCCTGTTCCTCCCTATACATCTGCATCGTGGGCGCCGGCTGCGTTGCCGTGCTGGCGGTGTTTGGTTGGTTCTCGCCCATGGTATGGAATCCGGTTTTTACGAATGATAGGGTCGGTGAGGATGTATCTGCCGTGGTGATCTGGCGGTGATGGCGCTGGATGCGGCGCGGTCGATCGAGGGGTGGTCGCGACAGGAAAGATCGCCTGGGTTGTCGCGTTGGGGGCTTCTAGCGGTTCAGAAAACGACACTTTGGCGCAGATGGTCACCTCGGCATTGGCCCATGCTCATTGGCTGGTCCGAATCATACAGGATCAATACTGCTTAGTCAGATTCGTGAGCGTCCCACATGCCAGCACCTGAAAGGACTGGTGGAAGTGGCTGAACGGGGCTGGTAGGGGGGCAGTTCATCAGACCTGATCCTTGCTCGATATCTCACTCAGCACCATTCTCATAGCCCTGCGGCACCCTGCCTTATTTGTTCTCTTTTGACATCTAATCTTCTGAGCACTCGTGTTTGTCATGCTCTCCTAAAATTAACATTGCTCCTAGCCCCGTTCAACTCCAGGCTATGCCCCCGAGCGCCCATGGTTCCCCTTCGTTCCCCGGTTTTAATGGTCGTCGTCTGAGGCGCATGAACTAAGACGGATCATCATATCTACGACTGTCTATTTGCAACATCACACGAGCCGCTCATCGTCAGCTTCTAGGTTTGCCCCCGGCTtaggagagggggggggggaggggggcgcATGGTAAAGAGACAGGATGACAGCCGGTCACGTCCGAAGAAAACCAGCCCAATGTTTCGAAATGTGGTCGGGTGCTGTGATGACTCTGGCAACTTGATTCCCTTAGACAGTGCACTCGACGAATGGTGACCTTGCAGAAGGCAAACGGGGAAATCAGCCAACTGTGTCAAGCATTCCGGCACCAACGGCGCCCTCACATGGCCCTTCTCTCCGGCTCGGAGAAAGGATGAGGGGCAACAACATCAAGTCTCCGCACCATCAGCCGCGGCCTGCACCCAATCACTGGCGCGTAGCTGCACCTTTTTGACAAACGAACGGAGAGGCTTGGCCCCTGTTTCGTTTCACCACGGCCACCTCGCAGAGGCCGCGCCGATGCTCTGTGGCCAAGGGGTGCACCCGTCCCTCCCCTATCAAGGAATGCAGGTTGCCGCAGCATTTCTGCCAGAAAACCCTTTACCATGCCCGACTATCCGGCAGAGCAAGGCCGTTCCATGTGGGGCAAATGCTGCAAGCCAACTGGGCGCAAGCGCTTGCGCAGTGTAGACGGAGGATCACCACTTATTCTTGAAAGGAGTAAGTAAGGGGGCCGGCTGGCATCAAGGCACTGGCTCCTGCGTTCGACTAAAGAATTTCAACAAGGCACCACCGTTGACAAACGCATGACCACCAATTGGCGACCAACCTTGCTACCCTTAGCaccttacctaggtacctagtgAGCCGTGAAGAAGTGATGCTGTGCTCAGGGGCCCTGGTCCCTGACGATCATCCTTCGGTCAAAAAAACGCCAAAAAGAGACAAACTCTTTGCTGATTCTCTCGTCAGTTCGCTTTTTGTCTGACTGTGTCACTCGCGCCGAGCCACCTACGATCCTTCCCACTTGTCGCTGGCTTCGCCTGCCCTCTTGGCCTTCTTTCTTGTTTGTTTCCGTCGCTTGCTTCTCTTATACAAGAGGCCCCTTCGTTTATCTTCCTGTCATCAAGTCCATGATCAACATCAACGTACTCCATCCTTCATCCACAGCGTCTGCATAGCCCTTTACACCGCATCGACTAAACGTCTCCGATTCCATCACACAAGATGATGCTCTCCGGCTTCCTCCCCGTATCCCTTCTCGCCGGTCTGGCCCTCGCCTCGCCAATTCTCAGTGTCCGCAACAACAACGCGACAGCCATCATCGCTGCCGTCGCACCCAAGTCGGTATCCTGCGACGGTGTGAAGGACTTCCCCGAGGAGTGTGCCACCGCAGGCCATGCGGCCAATTACCTCCCTCAGGCCCTCCAAAAGTACGGTATCTACCGCCCCGGCGAGATCGCCGGCGTCTTGAGTCTCATGGCCTTCGAGACTGGCGACTTCAGGTACAACCGTAACCACTTCCCTGCACCCGGCCGCCCCGGTCAGGGCACGCGCAACCTGCAGATGCCAAAGTACAATCTGATGTACGCCCTCGACATTCCCGAGCTCAAggacaaggccgccgagatcgccgccggTGTCACCGACGGTGCGAGCCTGtccgacgacaagaagaatgccatcctcgacctcgtcctccccgATGACTACACCTGGGGCTCGGCTGCTTGGTTCCTGTCGACCCAGTGTGACCAGGATGTACGTGATGGCCTCGCGGCCGGCACCGTAAAGGGCTTCACTCTCTACATGGAATGTATCGGCACCTCAGGCACCGAGGACCGCGTTGAGTACTGGACGAGGGCCAAGGCTGCTTTCAACATGGCATAGATGGTTACGAGGCTGGTCTCCGGGCCATCCTACACAACTTTATGTACATACGGTTTACTTTGGATCGCATAATAGGGCTGGGGTGTTTGGAGAATGCAACGACTTTATTTTTATTCATTCAAAGGAAACAATGGCAGTTGCCGAGTGAATCAATGCTACAAGCGTAGCTCCCACATGTGTGGTCTTCCCATGTTCAAACCGTAGTTTCAAAATATGTACGCTCcaaggtgtgtgtgtgtgagggTATATGATGTTGCGCCTCGACATTTCAGACACACCCACCTCTCAGAGCAAAGAAGAGAACCCCCTCACCTCGAGTTTTCAATCAGTCACCCTCGATTACAGAATAAGTCCATTGCCGAaacaaggacgaggagggttGGAAACATCCGGGCACTAGAATGCTCCAAGCAAATGAAGATGCCGAAAAGAAAAGTCGCAATAGTTGCAGTTGTCTGATGTTGGTTGTTGTCGGTTGTTATTagttgttcttgttctcgcATTGCTAGTACGTCGTTCCCTGTTTGTTCTCCAAAATTGTTGACACGTTGACACGCACGGTTACTGCAGGGACTTTCAGGCAAGGCGACGAAGTGATGTTATTAAATCGTCCTATAAAATCTACGTTAAAATCGGTACTCTCAAAAGCGAGGCGGGTTGTGGAATATTGGGCAGCACTCGTGGTAGGAGAGGGCTTGCGACGGgcagaggagggagggggaggaggaggaggcttgCCTATGCCACCGGTACAGATACCGGTCCCCATTACCCTCTCGGCCGGAACAAAAACGAGCGGCTCCCCGCTCCCGCTCTCCGCCTTAAGCGTGCCGCTTCCATCCGTCACGTACGGACGACacttgacgacctcgaggatCAACTTGCACGGCTGGAACCCAGTTTGGTCCCGACTGAGTTGCACGTTGAATGTGCGGTTGCTCCCGACATTGGAGTAGACGCTCACGACCTGGTTGTCGTCGAACCCTTTGCGCATTGCGATGACGTGAGGGTCGGTGAAGACCGGCAGCGACTTGTAGTAGAGGTAACCGCCGTCGAGCGCCGCCATCTTGGACCGCAGCGCCACGAACTTAGACACCCATCGATACAGCTCCGACTGCGTGTCGTAGCCAGACAGCCACAGGGCCTCGCGGTTGTGGGGGacatcggcgccggtgtaTCCCTGCTCCAGACCCTGGTAGATGATGGGGATGCCATCCATGAGCAGGGTGAAGGTCAGCGCGTTCTTGAGAAGGGTGCGATCGCCGGTGTGACTCAGGAAGCGCGGTTGGTCGTGATTCTCGAGGAAGCCGCCGTAGAGCGTCAAGTCGCGGGCGGCCTCAACGAGCTGCTTAATGCCGTTGGAGAGGTTCCATATGCTCCCCTGCGTCGATTGGAAGGCTTGGGTGACCCAGTAGTAGACCGGATAGTTCAGGAGGCCGCTCATGACGTCCTGGTAGGGGACGACATAGACCGGGTCGCCATGGAGGACCTCGCCCATCGCGAACACCCCCGCCGAGGCCTCAAAGGGCGGCCAGAATTCCTTCTCGACGTGCTTGGCGCTGTCGAGACGCAGACCGTCGAACTTGTACTTGCGTACGACGCGCTTGATCCACGCGTTGAAGACCTGCCGCACACGCGGGTCTTCGGTGCGCAGGTCCGGTAGTGCGACGTCGTTGCTACCCTGCCAGCACTTTTCGACCGTTTCCTGGATTGCGTAGTCGATAACACACGGGGGACGGTGGTAGAGGGAGGCATTGGAGAAGGGGCGGTAGATGGAGTAGTCGACCGAGTCCCTAGACCCGTGCCAGGCCATGTGGTTTGTGACTACATCGGCCATGAGGTACATGCCACGGGCGTGCAGGGCGTCggcaagggcgacgaggtcctcggcagTGCCAAAGAGTGGGTTGAGTTCCCATATGTCCTGGGCCCAGTAGCCGTGGTACGAATCACTGTGTTTGTGTTAGGCTCGTTTCTCGTCTCGGCTGACCCTTCcagaggaagggaaaggggaaaacTCACCCGTCGCGGGAATTTCCCATGACATTCTTGACAAATGGGGAAATCCACACGGCCGTTGCACCAAGACCCTGGATGTAGTCGAGCTTCTGGGCGATGCCCTTCCACGTACCACCGCAGTAGGTAGCCTCGGCGGTGCTGCAAGGcgccgtcgttgacccgTCCGTCCGCGCAAACCGGTCCGTCATGACCTGGTAGATGGTCTGGGACCGCCACTCCGCGGCGCTCAGGGCCGAAACCGAGACACCATGAAATagggcggccgccgccgtcagaAGGGGCCACGCCGTGGGTGACTTCATCGTCTCGCTCCGTATGTACCGTTGCCTCGTCTTGAGAGAGTGACCGAAGGGAATAGAAACGAACTAaaacaaaagaagaagaaaagaaacgacaaacaacaacaacaaagaGAAAGTACGAAACAAGTTGAGTTCGTAAGAAAGTTGTGAAGAGAAGAGGACTTCGTGAAACGGGGACGTCGTGGAGTCGTGAACTTATATGCTGCCAGTTCTGGTCGTCGGCTTTTGGCCCTCTTCCAAAACAGGTAAAAAGGCACAAACGGAAAGCAACCCAAATAGAGTTTCGCAGCTTGCAGTCGAGATTAAGGAGGCAATCCCATTGCTCTACGAGTAGCAGTAACGGGCTTATGCGAGGTCCTTCTCTCCTGGGATGTTCACTCGCCGACCAGAGCAGGGAAACCCTGGAGCATTCGTCCCAGGGTGGATTGACTTGACTCCAAAGGGCGCGGCTTGGGCTTGGTTGCGGCGTCTTGGGAGGAGCTTGTGAAGCTTAAAAGAGTAtatgagatgagatggggCTGGATTGGGTAAAAGCTGGGTGGATGCGAGATAGTAaggttgtgtgtgtgcaaGTTTTGATCTTTGCCAGTGGGTTGGATGCAGATGTAGTTGGGGAGTTTATTGAGAACCACCCGAACGCAGTGTTGATTGTTATTCACCCCTTTCGACTGGGTACCCGCAAAACGGTCAGGAACCAGGAACCAGAGAAGGGAAGCACGCTGTCATTTAATATGTCGATTAGGCAAGCGCTAGGTTCAAGGTTTAATCCTCCGTGTGGTCTGTCCTCTTCGAATTATCAACAACTTGTCGAGAGGGCAAGTCCCGTGGCCCCCCCACACTCTTTCCTCGATTTTTCCTTCTCCCGCTCAATGGGTAGCGCAGGCACTTACGGAGTACCTGCCCACCAAGCTTCCAAGCAATAGGCTGGGAAAGGGGACCGTCGTATCCTGTcagagggaaggggggtcGTATTAACTGGGGTGCCATCGGCCCTAtcggcgggggggggggaggcggagggggggaggaggttggCTGGAGGTGTTCGCATCCCAACTCATTCATTCACCGCTCCGGGGTGGGAACGGACTCTTGACGTTTTCCTGCCTTCGGGAGGCTTGGTCTGTGTGTTGGGCATACAGACTTTTACCGGCGACCGGGGAGATGCACTCGAATGTCCATGGGGTTTTAGTCAAGCAACAGCCGAGAAGGGAGGTGAAAGCTTGGGGTTCCGCCAAGCAGTAGGTTGCACATCGATTGCAAGACCAAAAAGTCTAACTGGAGAAAGAAATTTGTCAAATAAGGTAAAGAAAGTATTCTCGTACGGTTCAAGATGATCTACATCATATGAAGAGTAGCATGACTCGGCAACGTCAAGCGGACCATAACCCCTGTGCCGAACCACCGAGTCTCTTGACTGTCCCCTACGACAGGCGCAAGCCAAGGTCCCCCACATTATCTTCAGCGTGACAGGCAGGTTTGACGACACTCTGCAGAATGCATAACATTCTGCAGGACATCAACGACACCATTCGATCATACCCCCTTACGTAGTAGCTTTCAACCACGAGCCAAAGGGACGGTCCGAATTCTCCTGCATACCGCCGGCATGGACGCCGAATACCACACCGGACGGACGGTCGTCCTCCTTCCCCACGCCCGCCCGCTTTGGCAAGTCTATCGTCCCATCCGAACAGTGCCCGAGTCTATCTCCTATCACCCCGCGGCCAAAGTAACCACCGTGGCCGCTAACGAGCTGTTCATCTAATGTAACAACCAGAAACGCGGAGACTCCGCCGACAGGCATCGCCGTCGGGCCGGTTGACATCACACCCTAATGCCGTCTCGGATCCTAACCGTCACATCGTGCCGCAACTGAAAGGAAGAGTTTGCAAGTGCTAGAGAAAAAGGGAGAAGGGTATTTTGTATTGATATCCAACATGCTGCGAACTTTCATCACCCTTCCTCCCACCTATCCTAGGTTCTAAGCCCGTGTGCGACTACTATGGTGAGAAGCGATTGGTTTTCCCAGCCCCCCCCTGTTGATCCGGCTGAACGACCCAATCGCGCAGGTCTTCCTGATTCTGTCATTGAAATCGTCATCGCGTTACCTGCTTCATGTTTGTACCCGCCGTGTCTCTGCATCTTGGATCGACCAACTAGCCAGCCATGTTGCCGTTGGCGCTGCCAAAGGGCATCCCGGAGGCGTCTGTTTCCGGCGAGGACTGGCCAGGATAGATCTGCTGGAAGCCAGTGTCCGGGGCCCAGTTCGCGTTCTGGGTGTACGTCTCAAAGGCGTTCTGGAAGCAGTGTCAGTAAAAGAAGCTGTCATGCCGTATTGACGGAACTCAGAGCCTACCCAGTCGAAGTTGGCGGGGAAATCCGCGCCGGCCTCAAGGTTGTTAAACATTGAGAACGGAGACCCCGCATTGTTCATACCAAAGTCGCCCTGGAAGTTTGGCGTCATGCCCGTCCCTGTCATGGGTAGTGACACGCCGAAATCCATGCCGCCACCAAAGTTGTTGGATGCCTGCAGGCTGCTCTCGATGGCAGCTGCCGTGTTGGGCGTCATTCCGCCCGAGAGCATGCCCAGCGTCATGGCAGCGTTGTGCTCCGGCTCCATCTCGGGGCTAGCATCGAAACTCGGCAAAgacccgccgccgtcgccacctTTGGAGGTCTCTGCGTCGGCGTTCGGGCTCTTGATCTTTTGCAGCATGATCTCCAGAATCTTGGACGCCTTGTAGGCTTCAACCGACCCGTCGGCGAGCCCTGCCCAGATGTCCTTGGTGAGCTCGAGGCTCCTAGTCATCTCCAACCTTTGCTCAGGCGTCCAGAATATCGCTGTCTCCGATCTTCTGCGTTCGTTACTCGTCTCCGCCACTCGATCGAAGTGAAGGTCAAGAGCGACCAGCATGGCTGAAAGGAGAAAGTCCTTG includes these proteins:
- a CDS encoding alpha amylase → MKSPTAWPLLTAAAALFHGVSVSALSAAEWRSQTIYQVMTDRFARTDGSTTAPCSTAEATYCGGTWKGIAQKLDYIQGLGATAVWISPFVKNVMGNSRDGDSYHGYWAQDIWELNPLFGTAEDLVALADALHARGMYLMADVVTNHMAWHGSRDSVDYSIYRPFSNASLYHRPPCVIDYAIQETVEKCWQGSNDVALPDLRTEDPRVRQVFNAWIKRVVRKYKFDGLRLDSAKHVEKEFWPPFEASAGVFAMGEVLHGDPVYVVPYQDVMSGLLNYPVYYWVTQAFQSTQGSIWNLSNGIKQLVEAARDLTLYGGFLENHDQPRFLSHTGDRTLLKNALTFTLLMDGIPIIYQGLEQGYTGADVPHNREALWLSGYDTQSELYRWVSKFVALRSKMAALDGGYLYYKSLPVFTDPHVIAMRKGFDDNQVVSVYSNVGSNRTFNVQLSRDQTGFQPCKLILEVVKCRPYVTDGSGTLKAESGSGEPLVFVPAERVMGTGICTGGIGKPPPPPPPSSARRKPSPTTSAAQYSTTRLAFESTDFNVDFIGRFNNITSSPCLKVPAVTVRVNVSTILENKQGTTY
- a CDS encoding Histone acetyltransferase subunit NuA4: MGENQPNTASTATQPAPTMQMYREEQARLRQMLDKRAAIARKLANIEADIEQKETAYLESTPNGNIIAGFDNYIKGTGAAAQRRKAGATEQNRVFSRSSVSYRPGSEATTPGSTPASHAPTPMSTSFKEGPSSNHATPTSATASKSGKKNKKQNEEDSDHDSQAPNKKRINFGAGRK